The genome window ATTTTTTTAATTAAAAATTATATACAGCCATCAACTGTAAGCCTTTTCCTGCAAATAAATTTTGTTCAGCGTTATAATTAAACAGCTTAAAAGATTCCGGATTCCAAAATGCCATTAAATAAAAACTCCAGTAATCATAAGTTCTTTGAAAATTAATGAATCTGTATAAGCTTTGATCATTCCAATTATAAAATACAATCGTTGATATGTTATTCATTAAATCCAAAGGATAATTAATTGAAAATGAAGAGAATTTTGCAAATTTATCACTTGCAAACAAATTATCGGATTGACTTAAATAAAAGAATTCTGTTAATACATTCAAGCCATTTCCTAATCCGAAAGTATAATCCAATCCAAGTGTAAATGAATGTTCATAAAGCATTGGACGTGGTATTTTTGTTATCTCATTCTTTTTAACAACAAGCTCAAACCAAAGCCCAACTCCTAAATCCCACTTGCCGTCTATTCCAATTTTGTTTTCGGGAAACATCCTGTGTTCTGTACTATCGAGGATAAATGAGTTTAAATTTGCTGTTCGATGGTGAATGCTAACACCTGCCTCTCCTTTTGGAATTGGAAATTGTATTCTCCCTCCTATTTCGGGTTTATCTTTTTCCGATTCAATAACTTCCCAACCTTTAATATTATCATTTCCATACAATGTCCAAATCCAAATGTTTGCATTGTTTTTAAAATAATATCTTCCGAGAATTCCATTTACTCCTGTTGTAAGTTGTAAAGGATCGCGAGGGTCAACTTGGTCGAACCACATCAATGGACGTAATATGCTTGCAGTACCGAAATTTATCTTTTGTAAGCCTACTCGTAGTTCAAATTGATTTGAACTTAATCTTGCCCATAAGCGATAGGGTCTTATATTATCAAAATTGTCTTGAAACTCCCAGTCTTTATAAAACCAAAATGTTGTTGAATTAAAAGAACCTTCAAAATCAAATTTTAGTTTTTCATTTAATGACTTTTCAATATTAATTGTAGGAATAAAACGTACACCAAATTGACAATCAACTTTTTCATTAAAGTTAAATGTTGACCAGCCATCAAGAATACCTTTTGTTGTAGTTTTAAATTTTTGTGCTTGCACTGCAAATGCAAACAACATAAGAAAAGTAATAAAACAATATTTTACAAATTTAATTTTCATTTAAATATTATCAGTTTTTGTTGGTAATATTCCATAAAAAAAGGAATACATTATTTCTTTTATCATTTCCTGAGAATTTGAATAAAGTTGTGTTAAATGTTTATAGAATGTTTTTTTACTAATAATTGCCTCAGTACATATTTCTTCAATTTTAACCCTTTTAATGCCATGCTTCCAAAAAAGTGCCTTTGCTGTTTTTAATATTTGCTTATATTTTATACCGTCAGCCTTCATTAAAAATTTATATTTTACAGTGAACAAATGTATATATTTTTTGCGAAAATAGTTAATTTTTATTAATAATAATGAGTCTTCTCTAATATGTTAGAAAAATAGAAGAATTGCCACTAAGACAGTAAGACACAAAGAATAAACAATCAAGGTAATAATTATTACTCAAGTTTCGCATTTGAATATAAAGAATTGACATTCGGAAACTTATTAAATGTCGAGTTGTGATAACATAAAGAAAATCAATAGTATAATAATTCCATAATGAATTGTTTCATACTTTGTGAT of Bacteroidota bacterium contains these proteins:
- a CDS encoding TetR/AcrR family transcriptional regulator; this encodes MKADGIKYKQILKTAKALFWKHGIKRVKIEEICTEAIISKKTFYKHLTQLYSNSQEMIKEIMYSFFYGILPTKTDNI